From a region of the Armatimonadota bacterium genome:
- the rplN gene encoding 50S ribosomal protein L14, whose translation MLQNLSRVKVADNTGVREIGIIRVLGGSNRRYARVGDIVVASVKEAVPNSPIKKGEVVRAVIVRTRKEIRRPDGSYIRFDDNAAVLINEQLNPRGTRIFGPVARELRDRQFMKIISLAPEVL comes from the coding sequence ATGCTGCAGAACCTGTCCAGGGTGAAGGTGGCGGACAACACGGGTGTGCGGGAGATCGGCATCATCCGGGTCCTGGGCGGGAGCAACCGCCGGTACGCCCGGGTGGGGGACATCGTGGTGGCCTCCGTGAAGGAGGCGGTCCCCAACAGCCCCATCAAGAAGGGGGAGGTGGTGCGGGCGGTGATCGTGCGCACCCGCAAGGAGATCCGTCGGCCGGACGGATCGTACATCCGCTTCGACGACAACGCCGCGGTGCTGATCAACGAGCAGCTCAATCCCCGGGGCACCCGGATCTTCGGGCCCGTGGCCCGGGAGCTGCGGGACAGGCAGTTCATGAAGATCATCTCCCTGGCGCCGGAGGTGCTCTGA
- the rpsS gene encoding 30S ribosomal protein S19 yields MGRSKKKGPFVDAHLLEKIRALNERREKRVIRTWSRRSTITPEFVGHTIAVYDGRKHVPIYITEQMVGHKLGEFAPTRTFRGHGGGGERTTTVRRREEK; encoded by the coding sequence ATGGGCCGATCCAAGAAGAAGGGACCGTTCGTGGACGCGCACCTCCTGGAGAAGATCCGCGCCCTCAACGAGCGGCGGGAGAAGCGGGTGATCCGCACCTGGTCGCGGCGCTCCACCATCACCCCGGAGTTCGTGGGGCATACCATCGCGGTGTACGACGGCCGCAAGCACGTGCCCATCTACATCACGGAGCAGATGGTGGGCCACAAGCTGGGAGAGTTCGCGCCCACCCGGACCTTCCGGGGCCACGGCGGGGGGGGGGAGCGCACCACCACCGTGCGGCGGAGGGAGGAGAAGTAG
- the rplP gene encoding 50S ribosomal protein L16, whose product MLMPKRVKFRKQHRGRRTGMAYSGNTVVFGEYGLQCMEPGWITAQQLEAARRTITRHIKRGGKLWIRIFPDKPVTRKPAETRMGGGKGNPEYWVAVVRPGRILFELGGVGEEVAREALELAGYKLPVRVRFVRREERAGGMLH is encoded by the coding sequence ATGCTGATGCCCAAGCGGGTGAAGTTCCGCAAGCAGCACCGGGGACGGCGCACCGGCATGGCCTACAGCGGGAACACCGTGGTCTTCGGGGAGTACGGCCTGCAGTGCATGGAGCCGGGGTGGATCACCGCCCAGCAGCTGGAAGCCGCCCGCCGCACCATCACCCGCCACATCAAGCGGGGGGGGAAGCTGTGGATCCGGATCTTCCCCGACAAGCCGGTGACCCGGAAGCCCGCGGAGACCCGCATGGGCGGGGGCAAGGGCAACCCGGAGTACTGGGTGGCCGTGGTGCGGCCCGGCCGCATCCTCTTCGAGCTTGGGGGGGTTGGAGAGGAGGTGGCCCGGGAGGCGTTGGAACTCGCGGGGTACAAGCTCCCCGTGCGGGTACGGTTCGTCCGGCGGGAGGAGCGCGCGGGAGGGATGCTCCATTGA
- the rpsL gene encoding 30S ribosomal protein S12, translated as MPTINQLVRYGREPLRHKSKSPALQGNPFKRGVCIQVKTMTPKKPNSALRKIARVRLTNGIEVTAYIPGIGHNLQEHSVVLVRGGRVKDLPGIRYHIVRGALDAAGVAGRRQGRSKYGAKRPKQ; from the coding sequence ATGCCGACCATCAACCAATTGGTGCGCTACGGGCGGGAGCCCCTGCGGCACAAGAGCAAGTCGCCGGCGCTGCAGGGGAACCCCTTCAAGCGGGGAGTGTGCATCCAGGTGAAGACCATGACCCCGAAGAAGCCGAACTCCGCCCTGCGGAAGATCGCCCGGGTCCGGCTCACGAACGGGATCGAGGTCACGGCCTACATCCCGGGCATCGGGCACAACCTCCAGGAGCACTCCGTGGTGCTGGTCCGGGGCGGGCGGGTGAAGGACCTGCCGGGCATCCGGTACCACATCGTCCGCGGCGCCCTGGACGCCGCGGGCGTGGCGGGTCGGCGGCAGGGGCGCAGCAAGTACGGGGCCAAGCGGCCCAAGCAGTAG
- the rplV gene encoding 50S ribosomal protein L22 yields the protein MEARAIAKYIRMSPKKVRRVADVVRGRPVQEALALLRVLPHRGARVIEKAIRSAVANAEHNLELDPDHLVVARISVDRGPGGGMWKRLWPRARGRADIIRRHTCHVTVVVAERE from the coding sequence ATGGAGGCCCGGGCCATCGCCAAGTACATCCGGATGTCCCCGAAGAAGGTCCGCCGGGTGGCGGATGTGGTCCGGGGGCGGCCCGTGCAGGAAGCCCTGGCCCTCCTCCGGGTCCTGCCCCATCGGGGGGCCCGGGTGATCGAGAAGGCCATCCGGTCCGCGGTGGCCAACGCGGAGCATAACCTGGAACTGGATCCGGACCACCTCGTGGTGGCCCGCATCTCCGTGGACCGGGGGCCTGGGGGCGGGATGTGGAAGCGGCTGTGGCCACGGGCGCGGGGAAGGGCGGACATCATCCGCCGCCACACCTGCCACGTCACCGTGGTGGTGGCGGAGCGGGAGTGA
- the rplX gene encoding 50S ribosomal protein L24, whose amino-acid sequence MHVRKGDLVVVISGKYKGKRGKVLRVLPREGRVIVEGVNLVKRHMKPSPKNPQGGIVEKEAPIPASKVMLVDPETKGRTRVGVRVLPDGRRVRYAKKSGELIDKA is encoded by the coding sequence ATGCACGTCCGGAAGGGGGACCTGGTGGTGGTCATCTCGGGAAAGTACAAGGGAAAGCGGGGCAAGGTCCTGCGGGTGCTCCCCCGGGAGGGACGGGTGATCGTGGAGGGCGTGAACCTGGTGAAGCGCCACATGAAACCCTCCCCCAAGAACCCCCAGGGCGGCATCGTGGAAAAGGAGGCCCCCATCCCGGCCTCCAAGGTGATGCTGGTGGACCCCGAGACCAAGGGGCGCACCCGGGTCGGGGTGCGGGTCCTGCCGGACGGCCGACGGGTGCGGTACGCGAAGAAGTCCGGGGAGCTCATCGATAAGGCGTGA
- the rplW gene encoding 50S ribosomal protein L23, translating to MRDPREILRRPILTEKSMRGVELGKYTFEVARDATKPEIREAVERIFGVKVAKVNTLRIPGKTRRRGPHVYRTPDRKKAIVTLQAGYKIDLEQFA from the coding sequence ATGAGGGATCCCCGGGAGATCCTCCGCCGTCCCATCCTCACGGAGAAGAGCATGCGGGGCGTGGAGTTGGGGAAGTACACTTTTGAGGTGGCCCGGGACGCGACCAAGCCCGAGATCCGGGAGGCCGTGGAGCGGATCTTCGGGGTGAAGGTGGCCAAGGTGAACACCCTCCGGATTCCCGGAAAGACCCGGCGGAGGGGACCGCATGTGTACCGGACGCCGGATCGCAAGAAGGCCATCGTCACCCTCCAGGCGGGCTACAAGATCGATCTGGAGCAGTTCGCGTAG
- the fusA gene encoding elongation factor G gives MMAKVPIERIRNIGIIAHIDAGKTTTTERILFYTGRVHRLGEVDEGSATMDWMVQERERGITITSAATTCFWRDHRINIIDTPGHVDFTVEVERSLRVLDGAIVILSAVEGVQPQSETVWRQADRYRVPRIVYVNKMDRTGADFLRVVEMVRERLGANAVPVQLPIGAEDGFRGVVDLVRMRSIIYLDDLGTRSDETAIPEDLLDRAREYRERLLEAASEVSDEVMMAYLEAQPVSEALLKQAIRQGTISGKIVPVLAGSSFRNKGVQPLLDAVVDYLPSPLDIGPVRGSNPLTGEAEERPPDEQAPFAALAFKIMTDPYVGKLTYFRVYSGTLRAGSYVFNATKGTRERVSRILQMHANHREDIPEATAGNVVAAVGLRVTTTGDTLCDEAAPILLEAMQFPEPVISVAIEPKTKADADKLATALAKLAEEDPTFKVRYDPETGQTIVSGMGELHLEIITDRLVREFRVEARVGRPQVAYKETIRVPARGEGKFIRQTGGRGQYGHVILEIEPLGRGGGFEFVDRTTGGVVPKEFHKAIEQGVREAMETGVLAGYPVIDVRATLVDGSYHEVDSSELAFKIAGSLAFKDAAMKAGLVLLEPIMKVEVTTPEAYLGDVLSDLNARRGRIQSMEEQAGMRVVTALVPLAEMFGYATDLRSMTQGRGSYTMEFSHYEEVPPNVAEEIIRGRPVAARA, from the coding sequence GTGATGGCCAAGGTACCCATTGAACGCATCCGAAACATCGGGATCATTGCCCACATCGACGCGGGGAAGACCACGACCACGGAGCGCATCCTGTTCTACACGGGTCGGGTCCACCGCCTGGGCGAGGTGGATGAAGGCTCTGCCACCATGGACTGGATGGTCCAGGAGCGGGAGCGGGGGATCACCATCACCTCCGCGGCCACCACCTGCTTCTGGCGGGACCACCGCATCAACATCATCGATACCCCCGGACACGTGGACTTCACCGTGGAGGTGGAGCGCAGCCTCCGGGTGTTGGACGGAGCCATCGTCATCCTCAGCGCGGTGGAGGGGGTTCAACCGCAGTCGGAGACCGTCTGGCGGCAGGCGGATCGTTACCGGGTCCCCCGCATCGTGTACGTGAACAAGATGGACCGCACGGGCGCGGACTTCCTCCGGGTGGTGGAGATGGTCCGGGAGCGGCTCGGCGCGAACGCGGTCCCCGTGCAGCTGCCCATCGGCGCGGAGGATGGCTTCCGGGGCGTGGTGGACCTGGTGCGCATGCGATCCATCATCTACCTGGACGATCTCGGAACCCGGTCCGATGAGACCGCCATTCCGGAGGACCTCCTGGACCGGGCCCGGGAGTATCGGGAGAGGCTCCTGGAGGCCGCCTCAGAGGTCTCGGACGAGGTCATGATGGCCTATCTGGAGGCCCAGCCCGTTTCTGAGGCCCTGCTCAAGCAGGCCATCCGCCAGGGGACGATCTCCGGAAAGATCGTCCCCGTGCTGGCGGGTTCCTCCTTCCGGAACAAGGGGGTACAGCCCCTGCTGGACGCGGTGGTGGACTACCTCCCCTCCCCCCTCGACATCGGTCCCGTCCGGGGCTCCAATCCCCTGACCGGAGAGGCGGAGGAGCGGCCCCCGGACGAGCAGGCCCCGTTCGCGGCCCTCGCCTTCAAGATCATGACGGACCCCTATGTGGGGAAGCTCACGTACTTCCGGGTCTACTCCGGCACCCTCCGGGCCGGCTCCTACGTCTTCAACGCCACCAAGGGGACCCGGGAGCGGGTGAGCCGCATCCTCCAGATGCACGCCAACCACCGGGAGGACATCCCCGAGGCCACGGCGGGAAACGTGGTGGCCGCGGTGGGGCTTCGGGTCACCACCACGGGGGACACCCTGTGCGATGAGGCGGCCCCCATTCTGCTGGAGGCCATGCAGTTCCCGGAGCCCGTGATCTCCGTGGCCATCGAGCCGAAGACCAAGGCGGACGCGGACAAACTTGCCACCGCCCTCGCCAAGCTGGCGGAGGAGGACCCCACCTTCAAGGTGCGCTACGATCCGGAGACCGGTCAGACCATCGTCTCGGGCATGGGCGAGCTGCACCTGGAGATCATCACGGACCGCCTGGTGCGGGAGTTCCGGGTGGAGGCCCGGGTGGGCCGGCCGCAGGTGGCGTACAAGGAGACCATCCGGGTCCCGGCTCGGGGTGAGGGGAAGTTCATCCGGCAGACCGGTGGTCGGGGCCAGTACGGGCACGTGATCCTGGAGATCGAGCCCCTCGGGCGCGGTGGGGGGTTCGAGTTCGTGGACCGCACCACGGGCGGGGTGGTGCCCAAGGAGTTCCACAAGGCCATCGAGCAGGGAGTCCGGGAGGCCATGGAGACGGGCGTGCTGGCAGGGTACCCCGTGATCGACGTGCGGGCCACCCTCGTGGACGGGTCCTACCACGAGGTGGACTCCTCGGAGTTGGCCTTCAAGATCGCGGGGTCCCTGGCCTTCAAGGACGCCGCGATGAAGGCGGGGCTGGTGCTCCTGGAGCCCATCATGAAGGTGGAGGTGACAACCCCCGAGGCCTACCTGGGGGACGTCCTCTCCGACCTCAACGCCCGGCGGGGCCGCATCCAGTCCATGGAGGAGCAGGCGGGAATGCGGGTCGTCACGGCCCTCGTCCCCCTCGCGGAGATGTTCGGGTATGCCACGGACCTCCGGTCCATGACCCAGGGGAGGGGCTCGTACACCATGGAGTTCTCCCACTATGAGGAGGTGCCGCCCAACGTGGCGGAGGAGATCATCCGGGGGCGGCCCGTGGCCGCGAGAGCCTAG
- the rpmC gene encoding 50S ribosomal protein L29 has translation MRELSTEELQRRLDEAVQEAFRLQIQIRAGKAQNPSRLREVRKDIARLKTVLAERGVRV, from the coding sequence ATGCGGGAGCTCAGTACGGAGGAGCTGCAGCGGCGGCTGGATGAGGCCGTTCAGGAGGCCTTCCGCCTGCAGATCCAGATCCGTGCGGGGAAGGCCCAGAACCCCTCGCGTCTGCGGGAGGTCCGCAAGGACATCGCCCGGCTGAAGACCGTGCTCGCGGAGCGCGGGGTTCGGGTGTAG
- the rpsQ gene encoding 30S ribosomal protein S17: MRVRGKRKVLVGEVVSDRMDKTVVVRVETVTRHPLYQKPVRRHRKFKAHDEHNACRVGDVVRIMETRPLSKEKRWRVVEILQRAHPAAVEAVEEPEGPQPGEG; this comes from the coding sequence GTGAGGGTTCGGGGGAAGCGCAAGGTCCTGGTAGGCGAGGTGGTGAGCGACAGGATGGACAAGACGGTGGTGGTCCGGGTGGAGACGGTGACCCGCCACCCCCTTTACCAGAAGCCCGTCCGCCGGCACCGGAAGTTCAAGGCGCACGACGAGCACAACGCCTGCCGGGTGGGGGACGTGGTGCGCATCATGGAGACCCGTCCCCTCTCGAAGGAGAAGCGGTGGCGGGTGGTGGAGATCCTCCAGCGGGCCCACCCGGCCGCGGTGGAGGCCGTGGAGGAGCCGGAAGGCCCACAGCCCGGGGAGGGATAG
- the rplB gene encoding 50S ribosomal protein L2, with the protein MGIKKYGPTTPGRRIATGYTFEEITKDSPERSLVVSLHRHAGRNNQGRITVRHRGGGHKRLYRLVDFRRDKDGVPARVAAIEYDPNRSARIALLQYADGEKRYILAPVGLQVGDVVMSGENVEIKPGNALPLANIPTGTLVHNVELVPGRGGQLVRAAGAAAQVMAKEGEYALLRLPSGELRKIHIRCRATVGQVGNVEHEAIKYGKAGRRRWLGWRPAVRGVAMDPRSHPHGGGEGRSPVGMPSPVSPWGKPTLGKKTRKPRKPSTRFIVKRRK; encoded by the coding sequence ATGGGCATCAAGAAGTACGGACCCACGACCCCGGGCCGGCGGATCGCCACGGGCTACACCTTCGAGGAGATCACCAAGGACTCCCCGGAGCGGTCCCTGGTGGTCTCCCTTCACCGGCACGCGGGTCGCAACAACCAGGGCCGCATCACGGTGCGGCATCGGGGCGGGGGGCACAAGCGTCTGTACCGCCTCGTTGACTTCCGCCGGGACAAGGACGGGGTGCCGGCCCGGGTAGCCGCCATCGAGTACGACCCGAACCGCTCCGCCCGGATCGCCCTCCTGCAGTACGCGGACGGCGAGAAGCGCTACATCCTGGCCCCCGTGGGACTTCAAGTTGGGGATGTGGTGATGAGCGGGGAGAACGTGGAGATCAAACCCGGGAACGCCCTCCCTCTGGCGAACATCCCCACGGGCACCCTCGTGCACAACGTGGAGCTGGTGCCCGGGCGAGGGGGGCAGCTGGTGCGGGCCGCGGGGGCCGCGGCCCAGGTCATGGCCAAGGAGGGGGAGTATGCCCTCCTGCGGCTGCCGAGCGGCGAGCTCCGGAAGATCCACATCCGGTGCCGGGCCACCGTGGGGCAGGTGGGCAACGTGGAGCACGAGGCCATCAAGTACGGGAAGGCGGGACGGCGGCGGTGGCTGGGGTGGCGGCCCGCGGTGCGGGGCGTGGCCATGGACCCCCGCAGCCACCCCCACGGCGGCGGGGAAGGTCGCTCCCCCGTCGGCATGCCGAGCCCCGTCTCCCCGTGGGGCAAGCCCACCCTGGGGAAGAAGACGCGCAAGCCCCGCAAGCCCAGCACCCGCTTCATCGTGAAGCGCCGGAAGTGA
- a CDS encoding ribosomal L7Ae/L30e/S12e/Gadd45 family protein: protein MTLEALRQAAHRAVGTNQTAKAIQRGQALVVFVAKDADPRVTESVVRAAQQKGLPLVQEHTKRELGRACGIAVDAAAAAILRGPASES, encoded by the coding sequence GTGACGCTTGAGGCGCTGCGCCAGGCCGCGCACCGCGCGGTGGGAACGAACCAGACGGCCAAGGCCATCCAGCGGGGGCAGGCCCTGGTCGTGTTTGTGGCGAAGGACGCGGACCCGCGGGTCACGGAGTCGGTGGTGCGGGCGGCGCAGCAGAAGGGGCTCCCGCTGGTGCAGGAGCACACGAAGCGGGAGCTCGGACGTGCGTGTGGGATCGCGGTGGACGCGGCCGCGGCCGCGATCCTGAGGGGACCCGCTTCGGAGTCGTAA
- the rplE gene encoding 50S ribosomal protein L5 yields MPRLKEKYLREVRPALQQRFGYRNPMEIPRLVKVVLNMRVGEGAQDPRQADRAAEQLAVIAGQKPVITRARKSIAAFKLRKGAPIGVMVTLRGNRMWEFLEKFIHVALPRIKDFRGFSERQLDGRGNLNLGIREQLIFPELDYDKIDKIRGMDIAIVTTARTDEEARELLRLLGLPFREREPAAAAS; encoded by the coding sequence GTGCCGAGGCTGAAGGAGAAGTACCTGCGGGAGGTGCGGCCCGCCCTGCAGCAGCGGTTCGGGTACCGCAACCCCATGGAGATCCCGCGCCTGGTGAAGGTGGTGCTGAACATGCGGGTGGGGGAAGGGGCGCAGGACCCCCGTCAGGCGGATCGGGCGGCGGAGCAGCTGGCCGTCATCGCGGGACAGAAGCCCGTGATCACCCGGGCCCGGAAGTCCATCGCGGCCTTCAAGCTGCGCAAGGGGGCTCCCATCGGGGTCATGGTCACCCTGCGGGGCAACCGCATGTGGGAGTTTTTGGAGAAGTTCATCCACGTGGCCCTGCCCCGGATCAAGGACTTCCGGGGCTTCAGCGAGCGGCAGCTGGACGGCCGGGGCAACCTCAACCTCGGCATCCGGGAGCAACTGATCTTCCCGGAGTTGGACTACGACAAGATCGACAAGATCCGCGGCATGGACATCGCCATCGTCACCACGGCCCGCACGGACGAGGAGGCCCGGGAACTGCTGCGCCTGCTGGGCCTGCCCTTCCGGGAGCGGGAGCCGGCGGCCGCGGCGTCCTAG
- the rpsG gene encoding 30S ribosomal protein S7 yields the protein MPRKGPVPPRVIPPDVVYGSPIVQRLINKVMKKGKKTVAEWIVYSALRKVEEKTGQHPVQVLEKALGNVMPILEVRPRRVGGATYQVPIEVRPERRMSLGIRWLVEYARQRSGRSMIEKLAAEILDAAQGQGGAVKRRDEVHRMAEANKAFAHYRW from the coding sequence ATGCCGCGCAAGGGACCGGTTCCGCCCCGGGTGATTCCTCCGGACGTGGTGTACGGGAGCCCCATCGTCCAGCGGCTCATCAACAAGGTCATGAAGAAGGGCAAGAAGACCGTCGCGGAGTGGATCGTCTACAGCGCCCTTCGCAAGGTGGAAGAGAAGACGGGGCAGCATCCCGTCCAGGTCCTGGAGAAGGCCCTGGGGAACGTGATGCCCATCCTGGAGGTCCGTCCCCGCCGGGTGGGGGGAGCCACGTATCAGGTGCCCATCGAGGTGCGGCCCGAGCGACGGATGTCCCTGGGCATCCGGTGGCTGGTGGAGTACGCCCGCCAGCGGTCCGGCCGGAGCATGATCGAGAAGCTCGCCGCGGAGATCCTGGATGCGGCCCAGGGGCAGGGCGGAGCCGTGAAGCGGCGGGACGAGGTGCACCGCATGGCGGAGGCGAACAAGGCCTTCGCCCACTATCGGTGGTGA
- the rplD gene encoding 50S ribosomal protein L4, translated as MPVVTSYDAQGRAVGQVELPAAIFGIKPHKAVVHQALVAQWAAARAGTASTKTRGEVAGSTRKIWRQKGTGRARHGDIRAPIFVGGGVVFGPKPRDYTQRLPKAMRRLAVRSVLSDAVATGRLRVVEGFGVAEGRTREVVAFLQRMGLVGRILLIARDEEKLVRRAARNLPRVLVLGPGTLNVADLLWADHILVERAAIPRMEEVLA; from the coding sequence ATGCCGGTGGTCACCAGTTACGACGCGCAAGGCCGTGCGGTCGGCCAGGTGGAGCTCCCGGCGGCCATCTTCGGCATCAAGCCGCACAAGGCCGTGGTCCACCAGGCCCTGGTGGCCCAGTGGGCGGCTGCCCGGGCTGGTACCGCCTCCACCAAGACCCGGGGAGAGGTGGCGGGGAGCACCCGGAAGATCTGGCGCCAGAAGGGCACGGGCCGGGCCCGTCACGGGGACATCCGGGCCCCCATCTTCGTGGGGGGCGGGGTGGTCTTCGGCCCCAAACCCCGGGACTACACCCAGCGGCTCCCGAAGGCCATGCGGCGGCTGGCGGTGCGCTCCGTGCTCTCGGATGCCGTGGCCACGGGCCGGCTCCGGGTGGTGGAGGGGTTTGGGGTCGCGGAGGGCCGGACCCGGGAGGTGGTGGCGTTTCTGCAGCGGATGGGACTAGTGGGCCGCATCCTCCTCATCGCCCGGGATGAGGAGAAGCTGGTGCGCCGGGCCGCCCGCAACCTCCCCCGGGTCCTGGTCCTGGGTCCCGGAACCCTGAACGTGGCGGACCTCCTGTGGGCGGATCACATCCTGGTGGAGCGGGCGGCCATCCCGAGGATGGAGGAGGTGCTCGCATGA
- the rpsJ gene encoding 30S ribosomal protein S10 encodes MAQRIRIKLRAFDHRLLDQSAAMIVETVRRTGARVSGPVPLPTDRNVYCVIRSPHTDKESMEHFQILTHKRLIDILEPTQKTVDALMTLDLPAGVDIEIKL; translated from the coding sequence ATGGCACAGCGGATCCGCATCAAGCTGCGCGCCTTCGACCACCGGCTGCTGGACCAGTCCGCGGCCATGATCGTGGAGACCGTGCGGCGGACCGGGGCCCGGGTGAGCGGGCCCGTCCCCCTCCCCACGGATCGGAACGTGTACTGCGTGATCCGATCTCCCCACACGGACAAGGAATCCATGGAGCACTTCCAGATCCTCACGCACAAGCGGCTCATCGACATCCTGGAGCCCACCCAGAAGACCGTGGACGCCCTGATGACGCTGGACCTCCCCGCGGGCGTGGACATCGAGATCAAGCTGTAG
- the rplC gene encoding 50S ribosomal protein L3, whose product MVAILGRKIGMTQVFDERTGAVVPVTVVEATPNVVVGLRTPERDGYRAVQLGFEPVPEHRVNKPMRGVFRKAGVRPHRILREFRIEDGEGYRVGQEITVSVFSEGDKVDVTGTSKGKGFAGAIKRHGFGGQRDSHGVSLMHRAVGSIGTSGVGKVWKGKRMPGRMGGERVTIRGLSVVRVDPEHHLLLIKGAVPGPRGGLVMIRKAKTQE is encoded by the coding sequence ATGGTGGCGATCCTAGGACGGAAGATCGGGATGACGCAGGTCTTCGATGAGCGGACGGGTGCGGTGGTGCCCGTGACCGTGGTGGAGGCCACCCCGAACGTGGTGGTGGGGCTCCGTACCCCGGAGCGGGACGGGTATCGGGCGGTGCAGCTGGGGTTCGAGCCGGTGCCGGAGCACCGGGTGAACAAGCCCATGCGGGGCGTGTTCCGCAAAGCCGGGGTGCGGCCCCACCGGATCCTTCGGGAGTTCCGGATCGAGGACGGGGAGGGATACCGGGTGGGGCAGGAGATCACGGTCTCGGTGTTCTCCGAGGGGGATAAGGTGGACGTGACGGGCACGAGCAAGGGCAAGGGATTCGCGGGAGCCATCAAGCGGCACGGATTCGGAGGGCAGCGGGACTCCCACGGGGTCTCCCTCATGCACCGGGCCGTGGGGAGCATCGGCACGAGCGGCGTGGGAAAGGTCTGGAAGGGAAAGCGCATGCCCGGCCGCATGGGCGGCGAGCGGGTCACCATCCGGGGACTGTCGGTGGTGCGGGTAGACCCCGAACACCACCTCCTCCTCATCAAGGGCGCGGTGCCCGGGCCCAGGGGGGGACTGGTGATGATCCGGAAGGCAAAGACACAGGAGTGA
- a CDS encoding type Z 30S ribosomal protein S14 gives MARKALIEKWKRPPKFRVRAYSRCERCGRPRAVFRKFRLCRICLRELAYRGEIPGMTKASW, from the coding sequence ATGGCACGGAAGGCCTTGATCGAGAAGTGGAAGCGGCCCCCGAAGTTCCGGGTCCGGGCCTACAGCCGCTGCGAGCGGTGCGGGCGCCCCCGGGCCGTGTTCCGGAAGTTCCGACTGTGCCGGATCTGCCTGCGGGAGCTCGCCTATCGGGGAGAGATCCCGGGCATGACCAAGGCCAGCTGGTAG
- the rpsC gene encoding 30S ribosomal protein S3 has protein sequence MGQKVHPVGLRIGIIRDWESRWFGTNKNFADQLHEDLRIRRYIKEKMFRAGISRIEIERQGNRIRVTVHTARPGILIGRGGVGIDALRQELSALTGKEVQVNVQEIRRPELEAQLVAETVAQQLERRVAHRRAMKQAVQRALRAGAKGIKIEVSGRIAGAEIARSEWYREGRVPLHTLRADIDFGVAEALTKYGRIGVKVWVYRGDVFPESRREAGALRARA, from the coding sequence GTGGGACAGAAGGTACACCCCGTGGGGCTGCGGATCGGGATCATCCGGGACTGGGAGTCCCGGTGGTTCGGGACCAACAAGAACTTCGCGGACCAGCTCCACGAGGACCTCCGGATCCGGAGGTACATCAAGGAGAAGATGTTCCGTGCGGGGATCTCCCGCATCGAGATCGAGCGCCAGGGGAACCGCATCCGGGTAACGGTCCACACCGCCCGACCCGGCATCCTCATCGGCCGGGGCGGGGTGGGGATCGATGCCCTCCGCCAGGAGCTCAGTGCGCTGACGGGCAAGGAGGTCCAGGTGAACGTCCAGGAGATCCGTCGGCCGGAGCTGGAGGCGCAACTGGTGGCGGAGACCGTGGCCCAGCAGCTGGAACGCCGGGTGGCCCACCGGCGGGCCATGAAGCAGGCGGTGCAGCGGGCCCTGCGGGCGGGCGCCAAGGGCATTAAAATCGAAGTCTCGGGCCGCATCGCGGGCGCGGAGATCGCCCGGTCCGAGTGGTACCGGGAGGGTCGGGTTCCGCTCCACACGCTCCGGGCGGACATCGACTTCGGGGTGGCGGAGGCCCTCACCAAGTACGGCCGGATCGGGGTCAAGGTGTGGGTGTACCGGGGGGACGTGTTCCCGGAGTCCCGCCGGGAGGCGGGCGCCCTGCGGGCTCGGGCGTAG